The DNA window ATCTCACATTGCTCTCTCGATCAGCTTCCTTTGCAGCTCTCCCTCCTTTCTGGCGTCGAGGAAGCGGCCTCTGACAGCCAGAGCGGCGCTAGCCTGTGACGAGTTGAGCTGAATGATGGCCAGAGATAGAGAGGACAGGACTGCCAAACTGAGGAGACAAACCtttatcttaaaacagctccAGAGCATTTACAGTTTCAACTTTGTCATTATGATACTGTGCAAACACTCAGCATTCACTCTGTGACTGTTCACACAATGAGTTTCATGACCTTCATTAGATTTATAAAGCAGGCAGATTTGTTTGAGAAGTTATTTTACTGTGTAGTTGAATTTAGAATGGATGAGATGTTATTTGCACTGAATAATTCTGCATGATATAAATGCCCAAATATATCTCAGCAATCACTAGGATTTTATCAATAGGGATCCTTGGATTTTCAGAAATGCTTTGCCTAAAGGTTTACTgagattgttaaaaaaaaaatcatcatctaATCAGTTGTTATCCTGAGGGTGAGAGAGCCTTGTTTATTAAAGATGTCACAAGATAATGACTTTTTTAACGCTTAGAGTGAGGCTACAACCATTCAAGAAGCACAGTATCTGTTTATGGTCATGTCACAACACAGAAGTGAGTGAAGTATCATGACTCTGGACATATTCTTATTACCTGTCATTAGTAACATATCGGTCTGTAGTTATCACTCTGAGCATTCTCTGTCCATTCATCAGCTTGTATCGCATCTGCAGCTGAATGGACACACGGCTACCAGAGCATGGAGCTGGCACTAAAAAGAAGCACAGAACGAGCAGTCAAGCATTAATCATAATTGtagtagtttaaaaaataaaaacagttatgATAGTCTCCGTAAAAGGATGTGTGACAAATGGCTTGATCTTTCAGATGCTCCTCAGTTGATATAGCTGTCTAATATAAGACAGAGGTTTTTGGCTGCACGTTGTTGTAGATATTAGTGGGCCACTCATTAAAATTCATCTAGGCACCATGAATATCTGTGcttcaatttttaaatttatcctCTCATGAAAAGACTGACATCCCTAAAGCTCTTGAGCAGCTAATAAGTTCAGCTTCGTTAATTTTCAATTTTAGTTTACCCAAAGCAGTTACTGACAGACTGGtagtatttctttatttccattGGCAGTTTCTGCAGTTTCACCCTTACAAAATCACAAGTCCTAGTGACATGTGCATGGAAACCCATGAGTGGAAAAACATGGATTTCTTTTGTTGCCTAACAGCTTTTTTTACTTGGCCagatttttcctgtttttttataACTACAGCTTTGTTAGTTGTTGTTTGAAGCTGTAATAACTCTGGCTACCTCTCAGAGgacaagatgtttttttctcttttacctATCTCAGCTTGAGTCTTCAGGTTTTTTAGTTTGGCAACAACAGTAATCCCCATCTTCCAACACCTGGCAGCCTACCACACCACTGCCTGTGATATTTCTATGAAAGGCGGCTGTCTGCAGCTGAAACTGTTAAAAGGACCAAAAACTATCAGTGATGGCACACCAGTATTTCCTCACCTCCTGCGTCCTGTTCACAGGCTCCAAACTGGAAGGTGATCTCTGTATCAGGATCCACGTTCCCAATCTCTCTGGTGGCTTTGTTTCctgcctccttctctcctctcataCACCTGCAGCAAAGGACAACATCAGTCAGTGTCGTGGAGCTTGTTATTGATCCAATTTAAAGTACTTCCAAGCTTTCATGCACCAAGAATCTAGACAATGAAGCATTCAGGAATATCATTTATGGAACAAATACTGATATACTGTGCAGCTCTTACAGTGATTTGGGCAGCAGTAGTGTTACACTACAGTGTGTAGCTATGATTCTGTTTTCAATAATCTGTTCAAACTCTGGATGCAGCCTCTTGGGACTTGCTATTACCACCTTGAGGAGAGGACACAGACAACATGAGAAATACAAGATTGGATGATTGACACATATAATAACAAGTAACATGGCTTCACACTGTCTCGTACTTTCCCTCTAGTGCGATCAGCGAGTTTTCCCAGCTCATCCAGCCTGCAGTCTGTTCCCTCTATGGACAGAACTGACACTGTCACACTAATGAAGGAAAAATAGATCAGCTGAGCAACAAGAGTCCTCCTTCATGATTCAACAAACcctatataatataatataatagctTCGAAAACATGTTTGATGGTTGATAATGATCAGGTTAGCTGTACAAACCCCTGATTGGCAGCATATTCCCCCAGCTCTTGGTAGAAGATGGTAGATGAGAGGAGTGTGCGAGCATCATTGTCCTCCACCTCCAGGTTTCCTAAATCTGTATTGGCCTTCCCATCTGTACAGATAATCACCTTCGAGATCATCAggaatagcaaaaaaaaaaaaaaaaaaaaaaaaaaatatatatatatatatatatatatatacacatacatatatatacatacatacatatatacatatatatacatacatatatatatacacatacatacatacatacatacatacatacatacatacatacatacatacatacatacatacatacatacatacatacatatatacatatatatatgtgtgtgtatatatatatatatatatatatatatatatatatatatatatatatatatatatgtgtgtgtgtgtgtgtgtgtgtgtgtgtgtgtgtgtgtgtgtgtgtgtgtgtgtgtgtgtgtatatatatatatatacagtatgggCTGAACCAATATAAATACATTGATAAGAGCTGTCTTATATCTATAACTGAAAAGCCACACTAACCTTTGAGCCTGGCTGTCTGGAGGCCATTGCAATAGCCAGGAGAGCAGCTGGACCCAGAGCTGTGGTCCCTGTTTCAGCTAATCTTTTTAAAACGTTGAATCAAGAAGATATGTTTGTTATGTGAACATACAACACACATTATCATCcaataaaacacaagaaactcaaacatttattcaatcTCTGTTTATCTTCTCACTCCATAACTTGTTTCTGCAAGAGGTCCTTGATCTGTGAGAGTGGAGGTGGACTGGGGAACCCAGCTGCAGCTTCTTTTAGATAATCTGTGTCAGACAATTTAGCACCCTCCAGCAATTGTTTTGCACAATTCTCATATCCATACATTGTCACCTGGTAACAACAAAGGGTAAAGAAAAGGAACAGCAACAAAATAGTCAGATATAAACTTAATATAGGGAAAAACAGTAGATAAGAATATTTAAGAACACTAGGAGAAATTGAATATTGGTTGTCTGTTAAGCCAAAAGATGATATATGTACCTGATAGTTGAAGGTAATAAGCCCCACTCTTGTGTCAGGTTGTTGTTCACTCAGTGTCTGAACACACTGCAACACAGCTTCCTGGACAAACTGGTTTAAATAACACCATGTCTCTCACTGGTAGTGATCTTTGCAGTACAGTAGCTATGGACACCTGTTATTGTTGTCATACTCTAAATTGTGGCCGAatatatgcacattttaaacacactttcagTCTCAGAAAGttgaaaggagaagaaaaactcacCTGGAGTCTGGATTTGTGGACAATGTGTCCCCCCATTGACACCTTGAAAACCACAGAATTTGACAATACTAGTTGAATTTGTGATTGTCAGCCAAGAGTGAAAAGATGAGTGTCAGTGTTTTTACCTGGGAGGTGATGCACATGGAGCCTGAAATATCGATGCAGAATATCAGCAGAGCGTCAGCAGCACAAAGACACTTTTCATCAGGGTTAAGCAAAAAAAGACCATCCTGGTAACCACTTAGAGGACGCTGTGGTGCACCCGGAGGACTCAAGTCAAAGGGCTGACAGAAGCTACACCCATTAACCTGCAGgtcaacacaaagacagaacatTACACCGCCTGCAGTCTCAGTCAATTGAAGCATTCCTAATCATccattttttaaagtaataatgCCTCAAAAGGTTTGCTCTATGTATCACATCAGAGATTATACTGATTTAATATACGTATTAATACTTAAAATCAGTGACTCCTAATTGTGTTAGTATTttgttagtatttttttaatgcaggtcAGCATGTATTTACCACATTGTCATAGTAGGAGTCCAGCACTGAGCCACATTGGGAGCAGGAGCTGGGTTCTCCTTTCATTAGCTGCACTGGAAACGTGAAATCATCCAGAAACATTGTATGGAAGCAAGACTCAAACAACATAGCTGATAATAAAGTGTTTATGGTAAAGAAAAGTTTACTGACCTTTTTCCTCTGAGAGTAATTTACCTAAACTGACAAGAACCACATTTGGATTTCCTGGAAGAGGCTCCTTATCTGGAGCTCCTGAGTTGGGAATAACATCAGCAATGTGTCTTACGTTGGTGTGTTTTCACAGCTTACAATTTAATTGTTTCTATATTTACCTTCACAAGTAGACGACTGAGAAAGTGATGAGGCTGATTTTTGAGACGATGAAGCAGGTGAGTGGGACGAGGGCAACACCAACACGTACTCTGGAACTGAACTCATAAATGAGGGTCTCGGTGGGAGAGGTGGGGCTGGGGTTTGAGAtcagagaagaagaaacttAGAGGATCTGTTTGTTCCCTCAACTATCAGCTTTAAATCTGGCCTACACTATTTCTTATAAAGTTAAAAGtcaatctaaaaagaaaaatcaatgagAGGTGTTTACCTGGTGTCCTGGCATGCACACTGTTGGGATCAGCTGCCAGTTTCACCTCACCGAAAGTTGTTTCCGGTGTGCTGTATGAGTAGTTTGGGTCCCAGGAATGAGCATTTAAGTCTGGCTCCATTATTGGCAGATCATAGGTTAATATCTGGTTTTTGTCAAATGATGAGCTGTGAGAGGATGACTGGCTGTTTGCTGCAGGTCTCATGTGTGGTGGGAGAAGGGCTGCAGATAGGAGCAGAGTGAGCGGTCATTCgtcatttataataaaatgcaaaataaaaataaaaaaagtcaccaaacacacagtgatCTTTCTCCTGCAGCTCTGTCTCCTTCTAGTATGTTGATAAAACTACAGTCTTTACAAAAACGCTAGTCACTACATTAGATCAATATCTTCACTGATACTGTTTGgataagaacaacaaatgtattttctttgccAATGTACttataaaaaagtgtttttttgcagttttcaaatgtttataaaaagaGCACTGTTATCATAATCAATGTATTCCACCAtgagtaaaaaaatgtgaatcagGAAAGGTTGATGGGATGTATTCCTAAATCCTAGCTAAAAGTGTTTGTTAGAACATTTATGCTTTTAACAACAGAGCTGGATGTGAAGATGACAAGATGACTCTtagtgaaaagagagagagagaaagagcagtgCCCTTCACTATTATCACTGCTGAGGAGCCCTTGTGCAAAGCCCTAAACCTTAAATTAGGCGACTTCTAGGAGTGAATATGTGAAGGAAGAGGAATTTGGGGGTGAATGACTCCCTTAATTAGAGACTTTTAGAGAGTGTTATAGGACATAAACCTGTTTGgccaaatgtttacatttacatattgcCACATTCACACTACCTGTCTTTCGAGGAGGTGTTGTCTGTGGAGACATTGTACTCTTGGAATTTGCTGCCTCCATTTTTTGGTGAAACTCTGCATTTTCATGGAAGGGTGTGGGCTTTGTGACCTTCTTCACGTCGCTGCTCTTTTCAATCTTGGGGGAAGATAAGGGCGAACATTTCAATTTGGTTTCTGCAGAGTTTTTTGGAGGGGAAGGGGGAGTATTGCGAGGACGGATCCAGTTAACAGGAGGCATGAGcgctaaaagacaaaaatataagaGGAAAAATGCATAAAGTGGCAGTTAGTTTAATTTCCCACAAGATAAATGTGAGCACAGGCAAACAACTGGTGCAGCGATGACCTTTGTGCTGTGAAGAAAATGTGACTCAGGTTGcagatggcttttttttttttttttttggagcaaAGCAAAGTAATGTGAAAGAAATATCTCTGTGAAGATAGAAAGGTTGCGTGTGTCACTGATTGTATAATACATAATGGTACTTAACCAAGCAATCACCTGTAAAGCTATGACGCAAGAAAAATCCACCTACAGATTCTTTTTGATACATATGACCAACTGTTGATAGTTCAGAAAAGTAGTTATTTTGCCATTCAGACTGAAATAATACTTTAGTTATTGACCTTCTATATTTCCCGCAATGCCTTTTGACATCTGACAGGGATTGAACAAGATCAAGGGTGACGTATTAGTGATGCAAAGCaatgcagagaaagagactCGGGACTCTTTGATAAATTTATGAACAAAGAATCTTTCCTGTTCTCACATGAGTGTTAGTGTATACATGTTATTCACATGATTTTTCTATCTCATGTATGAGAGTGTTTGCAAGTGACACCTGAACGTTTAATTGCATTGCGGTTGAATCGATCCCCTTCCTTCTGACTCACTGATGGTGCTACGTAAACAAAGCCACAAGCAAATTCCATTGTGACTCTGTCTTCCTGTGAAAGGAAGGACATGGTGATCAAAACACCTCATAACACATAAAAGCAGTAACTCTCATGATAAAGTGTAATTAAAAGAATTAACAATTAAAATCTCATTGgaagtaataataaatagtCAAAGTACAATCTTCAATAAGGAGCATGTAACACATTGGGTAACATGTTGACAGGCCTTAAAGGAAGTGCTCCAACAATAAACTTCAACCAGCCAACAAGTATGGACCACATTCtgagttttaattaaacaatatgAAACATACTTACATGCAGAGTCCTCGTAATGTTGAACAAACACTATGACCATAGTCCGAGAAATGTTTCAACTACTGCATGAGGCCATTCGTTCAAATCTTGTCAAACTGGTTTGCCTTCTCCAAGAGTCTCCTGTGATACCAGAGTGTTGAGTGCACAAAGCTGCCCAGCTGATTAGTCACAGATTAACTCTGGCTAAACAttaatgaatgtaaataaaaatgtaggatGAACCAAAGCTGAGAAACAAggcaataaaatgttaacagtCAATGTAGataataattttcaaaataaaggaacATATTTTACTATCATGTAAAATTCTTTCAAaggatatttgtttgtttttatattagcaGGTGTTGATTCGtgtatttatacagtatttatctaTAAGTGCAATGAATTACATTATCCTTATACAGTATGGAAAATATTTATCATTGAATATCATATTTTAAACCTGGTGATGAGAATTATGCATGTTTTTGCTTCTAGTTTTCTGTAGGTAAACCCAGGCTGGCACCTATGGGGCTACACTTTAAATGCTAATGTCAGCTGCCAACATAACATGCACATTGTGACAATACTGACATGGTGACGTTAAGCCTGTATAATGTTTACTATACTCGGCTCAGTATTAGCGGCATTAGCAGGTTAACATTTGCTTattaacataaaaagtaaattgcTGTTCAGCCTGAGGAAAAggttattattttacaaatttaaaattttgattgaAAGTTGTTTATACTAGAgataacaacaaataataataataaaaaa is part of the Channa argus isolate prfri chromosome 20, Channa argus male v1.0, whole genome shotgun sequence genome and encodes:
- the LOC137105372 gene encoding circularly permutated Ras protein 1-like isoform X1 codes for the protein MEFACGFVYVAPSVSQKEGDRFNRNAIKRSALMPPVNWIRPRNTPPSPPKNSAETKLKCSPLSSPKIEKSSDVKKVTKPTPFHENAEFHQKMEAANSKSTMSPQTTPPRKTALLPPHMRPAANSQSSSHSSSFDKNQILTYDLPIMEPDLNAHSWDPNYSYSTPETTFGEVKLAADPNSVHARTPAPPLPPRPSFMSSVPEYVLVLPSSHSPASSSQKSASSLSQSSTCEGAPDKEPLPGNPNVVLVSLGKLLSEEKVQLMKGEPSSCSQCGSVLDSYYDNVVNGCSFCQPFDLSPPGAPQRPLSGYQDGLFLLNPDEKCLCAADALLIFCIDISGSMCITSQVSMGGHIVHKSRLQFVQEAVLQCVQTLSEQQPDTRVGLITFNYQVTMYGYENCAKQLLEGAKLSDTDYLKEAAAGFPSPPPLSQIKDLLQKQVMELAETGTTALGPAALLAIAMASRQPGSKVIICTDGKANTDLGNLEVEDNDARTLLSSTIFYQELGEYAANQGVTVSVLSIEGTDCRLDELGKLADRTRGKVVIASPKRLHPEFEQIIENRIIATHCSVTLLLPKSLCMRGEKEAGNKATREIGNVDPDTEITFQFGACEQDAGVPAPCSGSRVSIQLQMRYKLMNGQRMLRVITTDRYVTNDSLAVLSSLSLAIIQLNSSQASAALAVRGRFLDARKEGELQRKLIERAIHHNRSTEEREIYQEWVKTMEPIYNNINNLTRRRCVTSDSQSLTDAGAVLLYTMKHINRKTISRKNKQKPGKLSASNFNFFGTNSNHK
- the LOC137105372 gene encoding circularly permutated Ras protein 1-like isoform X2, giving the protein MEFACGFVYVAPSVSQKEGDRFNRNAIKRSALMPPVNWIRPRNTPPSPPKNSAETKLKCSPLSSPKIEKSSDVKKVTKPTPFHENAEFHQKMEAANSKSTMSPQTTPPRKTALLPPHMRPAANSQSSSHSSSFDKNQILTYDLPIMEPDLNAHSWDPNYSYSTPETTFGEVKLAADPNSVHARTPAPPLPPRPSFMSSVPEYVLVLPSSHSPASSSQKSASSLSQSSTCEGAPDKEPLPGNPNVVLVSLGKLLSEEKVQLMKGEPSSCSQCGSVLDSYYDNVVNGCSFCQPFDLSPPGAPQRPLSGYQDGLFLLNPDEKCLCAADALLIFCIDISGSMCITSQVSMGGHIVHKSRLQFVQEAVLQCVQTLSEQQPDTRVGLITFNYQVTMYGYENCAKQLLEGAKLSDTDYLKEAAAGFPSPPPLSQIKDLLQKQVMELAETGTTALGPAALLAIAMASRQPGSKVIICTDGKANTDLGNLEVEDNDARTLLSSTIFYQELGEYAANQGVTVSVLSIEGTDCRLDELGKLADRTRGKVVIASPKRLHPEFEQIIENRIIATHCSVTLLLPKSLCMRGEKEAGNKATREIGNVDPDTEITFQFGACEQDAGVPAPCSGSRVSIQLQMRYKLMNGQRMLRVITTDRYVTNDSLAVLSSLSLAIIQLNSSQASAALAVRGRFLDARKEGELQRKLIERAIHHNRSTEEREIYQEWVKTMEPIYNNINNLTRMCHFRFTVSNRCWCSAALHHEAHKQEDNFTEE